The Vibrio gallaecicus genome contains a region encoding:
- a CDS encoding FadR/GntR family transcriptional regulator, with product MSTFSLVEDSSRRIHVQIARQIARKILSGELQENQKLPSEMNLCEVFGVSRTALRESTKLLSAKGLIESKPKVGTRVMPRSQWHFLDPQLLNWIQDLEDTKPFLSQFLGLRKAIEPEACALAATNATVEQRKELSVLFQKMTMAAESYDYGSWTINDHLFHKTIFLSTGNQFYVPFGNILSTIFKQFIDHSAEGGRFCLEEHKAIYDSIMTGNAPQARIASKGLLDDENQKLSNIELAIA from the coding sequence ATGTCAACATTTTCATTGGTGGAAGATTCGAGCCGCCGCATTCATGTTCAAATTGCGAGACAAATTGCTCGCAAGATTTTATCTGGCGAATTACAAGAAAATCAAAAATTACCCAGCGAGATGAACCTATGTGAAGTTTTTGGCGTTAGCCGAACTGCACTTCGTGAATCAACAAAATTGCTTTCAGCCAAAGGGCTTATCGAGTCTAAACCTAAAGTTGGCACCCGTGTCATGCCCCGCTCTCAATGGCATTTCCTTGATCCTCAACTACTAAACTGGATCCAAGATTTAGAAGATACCAAACCCTTCTTATCTCAATTTTTAGGTTTACGAAAAGCCATTGAACCAGAAGCTTGTGCGCTTGCAGCAACTAACGCTACGGTTGAACAGCGCAAAGAGCTTTCGGTTTTATTTCAAAAAATGACGATGGCTGCTGAAAGTTATGATTATGGATCTTGGACGATAAACGATCATCTATTTCATAAAACTATTTTCCTTTCTACAGGCAACCAGTTTTATGTGCCATTTGGAAACATTTTATCTACGATTTTCAAACAGTTTATCGACCACTCTGCTGAAGGTGGGCGCTTTTGCTTAGAAGAGCATAAGGCAATATACGACAGTATTATGACTGGTAATGCGCCACAAGCTCGAATTGCATCTAAAGGGCTACTCGATGATGAAAATCAGAAATTATCCAATATAGAATTAGCTATCGCTTAA